A DNA window from Bos mutus isolate GX-2022 chromosome 11, NWIPB_WYAK_1.1, whole genome shotgun sequence contains the following coding sequences:
- the TEX261 gene encoding protein TEX261 isoform X4 — MIWFSTAVLIGLYVFERFPTYMIGVGLFTNLVYFGLLQTFPFIMLTSPNFILSCGLVVVNHYLAFQFFAEEYYPFSECLCCQVLAYFTFCLWIIPFAFFVSLSAGENVLPSTMQPGDDVVSNYFTKDLPPGLALLHQGSFSMFGSCPSDGTVLVAHSGKGTEMRSRTWWGDGEWKWRQPFLIPFSLLPSLLSPGAL; from the exons ATGATCTGG TTCTCCACAGCTGTGCTGATTGGCCTCTACGTTTTTGAGCGCTTCCCCACCTACATGATTGGCGTTGGCCTCTTCACCAACCTTGTCTACTTTGGCCTCCTCCAGACCTTCCCCTTCATCATGCTGACCTCGCCTAACTTCATCCTGTCGTGCG GGCTAGTGGTGGTGAATCATTACCTAGCATTTCAGTTTTTTGCAGAGGAATATTATCCTTTCTCAGAG TGTCTCTGTTGCCAGGTCCTGGCCTATTTCACTTTCTGTCTGTGGATAATCCCGTTTGCGTTCTTCGTGTCGCTCTCGGCTGGGGAGAACGTCCTGCCCTCCACCATGCAGCCAGGAG ATGACGTGGTCTCCAATTACTTCACCAAAG ACCTCCCACCCGGACTGGCTTTGCTGCACCAGGGCTCTTTTTCCATGTTTGGGTCTTGCCCTTCCGACGGGACCGTTCTTGTGGCCCATAGTGGGAAGGGGACGGAGATGAGGAGCCGAACctggtggggggatggggagtggAAGTGGAGGCAACCTTTCTTAatccccttctcccttcttccGTCTCTTCTTTCCCCTGGGGCTCTGTGA
- the TEX261 gene encoding protein TEX261 isoform X2 has translation MWFMYVLSWLSLFIQVAFITLAVAAGLYYLAELIEEYTVATSRIIKYMIWFSTAVLIGLYVFERFPTYMIGVGLFTNLVYFGLLQTFPFIMLTSPNFILSCGLVVVNHYLAFQFFAEEYYPFSEVLAYFTFCLWIIPFAFFVSLSAGENVLPSTMQPGDDVVSNYFTKDLPPGLALLHQGSFSMFGSCPSDGTVLVAHSGKGTEMRSRTWWGDGEWKWRQPFLIPFSLLPSLLSPGAL, from the exons ATGTGGTTCATGTACGTGCTGAGTTGGCTGTCGCTCTTCATCCAGGTGGCCTTCATCACGCTGGCCGTCG CCGCCGGACTTTATTACCTGGCCGAATTGATAGAAGAATACACAGTTGCAACCAGCAGGATCATAAAATACATGATCTGG TTCTCCACAGCTGTGCTGATTGGCCTCTACGTTTTTGAGCGCTTCCCCACCTACATGATTGGCGTTGGCCTCTTCACCAACCTTGTCTACTTTGGCCTCCTCCAGACCTTCCCCTTCATCATGCTGACCTCGCCTAACTTCATCCTGTCGTGCG GGCTAGTGGTGGTGAATCATTACCTAGCATTTCAGTTTTTTGCAGAGGAATATTATCCTTTCTCAGAG GTCCTGGCCTATTTCACTTTCTGTCTGTGGATAATCCCGTTTGCGTTCTTCGTGTCGCTCTCGGCTGGGGAGAACGTCCTGCCCTCCACCATGCAGCCAGGAG ATGACGTGGTCTCCAATTACTTCACCAAAG ACCTCCCACCCGGACTGGCTTTGCTGCACCAGGGCTCTTTTTCCATGTTTGGGTCTTGCCCTTCCGACGGGACCGTTCTTGTGGCCCATAGTGGGAAGGGGACGGAGATGAGGAGCCGAACctggtggggggatggggagtggAAGTGGAGGCAACCTTTCTTAatccccttctcccttcttccGTCTCTTCTTTCCCCTGGGGCTCTGTGA
- the TEX261 gene encoding protein TEX261 isoform X1: protein MWFMYVLSWLSLFIQVAFITLAVAAGLYYLAELIEEYTVATSRIIKYMIWFSTAVLIGLYVFERFPTYMIGVGLFTNLVYFGLLQTFPFIMLTSPNFILSCGLVVVNHYLAFQFFAEEYYPFSECLCCQVLAYFTFCLWIIPFAFFVSLSAGENVLPSTMQPGDDVVSNYFTKDLPPGLALLHQGSFSMFGSCPSDGTVLVAHSGKGTEMRSRTWWGDGEWKWRQPFLIPFSLLPSLLSPGAL, encoded by the exons ATGTGGTTCATGTACGTGCTGAGTTGGCTGTCGCTCTTCATCCAGGTGGCCTTCATCACGCTGGCCGTCG CCGCCGGACTTTATTACCTGGCCGAATTGATAGAAGAATACACAGTTGCAACCAGCAGGATCATAAAATACATGATCTGG TTCTCCACAGCTGTGCTGATTGGCCTCTACGTTTTTGAGCGCTTCCCCACCTACATGATTGGCGTTGGCCTCTTCACCAACCTTGTCTACTTTGGCCTCCTCCAGACCTTCCCCTTCATCATGCTGACCTCGCCTAACTTCATCCTGTCGTGCG GGCTAGTGGTGGTGAATCATTACCTAGCATTTCAGTTTTTTGCAGAGGAATATTATCCTTTCTCAGAG TGTCTCTGTTGCCAGGTCCTGGCCTATTTCACTTTCTGTCTGTGGATAATCCCGTTTGCGTTCTTCGTGTCGCTCTCGGCTGGGGAGAACGTCCTGCCCTCCACCATGCAGCCAGGAG ATGACGTGGTCTCCAATTACTTCACCAAAG ACCTCCCACCCGGACTGGCTTTGCTGCACCAGGGCTCTTTTTCCATGTTTGGGTCTTGCCCTTCCGACGGGACCGTTCTTGTGGCCCATAGTGGGAAGGGGACGGAGATGAGGAGCCGAACctggtggggggatggggagtggAAGTGGAGGCAACCTTTCTTAatccccttctcccttcttccGTCTCTTCTTTCCCCTGGGGCTCTGTGA
- the TEX261 gene encoding protein TEX261 isoform X3 — translation MWFMYVLSWLSLFIQVAFITLAVAAGLYYLAELIEEYTVATSRIIKYMIWFSTAVLIGLYVFERFPTYMIGVGLFTNLVYFGLLQTFPFIMLTSPNFILSCGLVVVNHYLAFQFFAEEYYPFSEVLAYFTFCLWIIPFAFFVSLSAGENVLPSTMQPGDDVVSNYFTKGKRGKRLGILVVFSFIKEAILPSRQKIY, via the exons ATGTGGTTCATGTACGTGCTGAGTTGGCTGTCGCTCTTCATCCAGGTGGCCTTCATCACGCTGGCCGTCG CCGCCGGACTTTATTACCTGGCCGAATTGATAGAAGAATACACAGTTGCAACCAGCAGGATCATAAAATACATGATCTGG TTCTCCACAGCTGTGCTGATTGGCCTCTACGTTTTTGAGCGCTTCCCCACCTACATGATTGGCGTTGGCCTCTTCACCAACCTTGTCTACTTTGGCCTCCTCCAGACCTTCCCCTTCATCATGCTGACCTCGCCTAACTTCATCCTGTCGTGCG GGCTAGTGGTGGTGAATCATTACCTAGCATTTCAGTTTTTTGCAGAGGAATATTATCCTTTCTCAGAG GTCCTGGCCTATTTCACTTTCTGTCTGTGGATAATCCCGTTTGCGTTCTTCGTGTCGCTCTCGGCTGGGGAGAACGTCCTGCCCTCCACCATGCAGCCAGGAG ATGACGTGGTCTCCAATTACTTCACCAAAGGCAAGCGGGGCAAACGCTTAGGGATCCTGGTTGTCTTCTCATTCATCAAAGAGGCCATCCTACCCAGTCGGCAGAAGATATACTGA